A window of Nicotiana tabacum cultivar K326 chromosome 24, ASM71507v2, whole genome shotgun sequence contains these coding sequences:
- the LOC107779554 gene encoding histone acetyltransferase TAP1: MQMQTLHLLSTSPVTASSSLSNFVSLNCCRCQFSNPLPFPCKTNLDFVKVKRQSKVSNLKAGFWESIRSGFVKNNTIQVIESPSSEEEEEEEPLPEEFVLIEKTQPDGTVEQIIFSSGGDVDVYDLQALCDKVGWPRRPLSKLAAALKNSYIVATLHSRKFSSGEEGNGEKKLIGMARATSDHAFNATIWDVLVDPSYQGQGLGKALIEKLIRTLLQRDIGNISLFADSQVVEFYKNLGFEPDPEGIKGMFWYPMY, from the exons ATGCAAATGCAAACTCTCCACTTACTATCCACTTCTCCCGTTACTGCTTCTTCTTCACT GTCCAATTTTGTTTCTCTTAATTGCTGCCGTTGTCAATTTTCAAATCCATTGCCATTTCCCTGCAAGACtaatttggattttgtgaaaG TTAAGAGGCAATCAAAGGTTTCTAACTTGAAGGCTGGATTTTGGGAATCCATCAGATCCGG GTTTGTTAAGAATAACACCATACAGGTTATAGAATCACCATCcagtgaagaagaagaggaagaagagccTTTGCCTGAGGAATTTGTGCTAATTGAAAAGACTCAACCAGATGGAACAGTCGAACAGATTATATTCTCTTCTGGCGGAGATGTTGATGTGTATGATCTCCAAGCTTTATGTGATAAG GTTGGATGGCCTCGAAGACCACTGTCTAAGCTAGCTGCTGCTCTTAAAAATAGCTATATAGTTGCAACTTTGCATTCCAGGAAGTTCTCTTCAGGAGAAG AGGGGAACGGAGAAAAGAAGCTGATAGGCATGGCTCGTGCAACATCAGATCATGCTTTCAATGCAACAATTTGGGATGTTCTTGTTGATCCTTCCTATCAG GGACAAGGACTTGGAAAAGCTCTTATTGAGAAACTGATAAGGACCCTTCTCCAAAGAGACATTGGAAATATTTCATTGTTCGCGGATAGTCAAG TTGTGGAATTCTATAAGAATCTAGGTTTTGAACCTGATCCAGAGGGTATTAAGGGAATGTTTTGGTATCCAATGTATTAG
- the LOC107779555 gene encoding mannan endo-1,4-beta-mannosidase 6-like isoform X1: MAICRYTLFATIGSLKIERFFNFFLFYCSLSKYFQTVQIHTILMSKRNCNYSSWGALLLLCRKVLHVLFCKFLRGEMEDGEWTMVQKSGNQFVVNGQPFYVNGFNTYWLMVFAADQSTRGKVTETFQQASAVGLSVCRTWAFNDGQWRALQKTPSVYDEDVFKALDFVVSEAKKYKIRLILSLVNNWEAYGGKSQYVKWGKAAGLNLTSDDDFFSHPILKSYYKAHVKAVLNRVNTFTNITYKDDPTIFGWELMNEPRCESDPSGDKLQAWIEEMAVYVKSIDPKHLVEIGLEGFYGLSTPNRAQVNPNSYAQQVGTDFIRNHQVLGVDFASVHIYPDSWISKSISDAHVEFTKSWMQSHIDDAENYLNMPVIFAEFGVSAKDPGYNSTYRDTLIATVYKTILNSTKKGGAGGGSLLWQVFPEGTDYMDDGYAIVLSKSLSTSNIVSLHSKKLNTFNSFCSWKCHWGCRKKHVLLDDFQSRDEL; encoded by the exons ATGGCAATTTGTCGGTACACTTTGTTTGCTACTATAGGGAGCTTGAAAATTGAAAGGTTCTTCAATTTCTTCTTATTCTACTGTTCATTATCTAAATATTTTCAGACAGTTCAGATTCATACTATACTTATGAGTAAGAGGAATTGCAATTACTCAAGCTGGGGTGCGCTCCTGCTTCTCTGCAGAAAAGTATTACATGTCCTCTTTTGTAAATTCTTGAG GGGAGAGATGGAAGATGGAGAATGGACAATGGTGCAGAAAAGTGGGAACCAATTTGTGGTGAATGGCCAACCTTTTTATGTGAATGGATTCAATACTTACTGGTTAATGGTGTTTGCTGCTGATCAGTCCACAAGGGGAAAAGTTACTGAGACGTTTCAGCAGGCGTCTGCTGTCGGTCTATCAGTATGCCGGACTTGGGCATTTAATGATGGCCAATGGCGAGCTCTTCAGAAAACTCCTTCTGTTTATGACGAAGACGTTTTCAAG GCTCTGGATTTTGTGGTGAGTGAAGCCAAGAAATACAAGATCAGACTGATACTATCActagtcaacaactgggaagcgtATGGCGGAAAATCCCAGTATGTAAAATGGGGTAAAGCTGCTGGCCTGAATTTAACTTCTGATGATGATTTCTTTTCTCATCCCATACTCAAAAGCTACTACAAGGCTCATGTGAAG GCTGTGCTCAATAGAGTGAATACCTTTACCAACATAACATACAAAGACGATCCTACTATTTTCGGTTGGGAACTGATGAACGAACCACGTTGTGAATCAGATCCTTCTGGGGATAAACTGCAG GCTTGGATAGAAGAAATGGCAGTTTATGTGAAGAGCATTGATCCGAAGCATTTAGTGGAGATCGGACTCGAAGGTTTCTATGGTCTCTCAACTCCTAACCGGGCTCAGGTCAACCCAAATTCCTATGCTCAACAAGTTGGAACTGACTTCATTAGAAATCATCAGGTTCTTGGGGTTGATTTCGCTTCAGTTCACATATATCCAGACTCTTG GATTTCAAAATCGATTTCTGATGCTCATGTCGAATTCACCAAGTCATGGATGCAATCACACATTGATGACGCGGAGAACTATCTCAACATGCCAGTTATATTTGCAGAGTTTGGTGTTTCCGCGAAAGACCCTGGCTACAATTCGACTTACAGGGATACACTAATCGCTACAGTTTACAAAACAATCTTGAATTCGACTAAAAAAGGAGGAGCTGGAGGTGGAAGTCTTTTGTGGCAAGTATTTCCAGAAGGAACAGATTACATGGATGATGGTTATGCAATAGTACTTTCAAAGTCACTCTCAACCTCGAACATCGTCTCTCTTCATTCTAAAAAGCTAAATACCTTCAATTCCTTCTGTTCTTGGAAATGCCACTGGGGTTGCAGAAAGAAACATGTCCTACTAGACGACTTCCAATCTCGTGATGAGCTTTAA
- the LOC107779555 gene encoding mannan endo-1,4-beta-mannosidase 6-like isoform X2 has protein sequence MVNQEKNFSSKFLFVAASFLLIVCTKGEMEDGEWTMVQKSGNQFVVNGQPFYVNGFNTYWLMVFAADQSTRGKVTETFQQASAVGLSVCRTWAFNDGQWRALQKTPSVYDEDVFKALDFVVSEAKKYKIRLILSLVNNWEAYGGKSQYVKWGKAAGLNLTSDDDFFSHPILKSYYKAHVKAVLNRVNTFTNITYKDDPTIFGWELMNEPRCESDPSGDKLQAWIEEMAVYVKSIDPKHLVEIGLEGFYGLSTPNRAQVNPNSYAQQVGTDFIRNHQVLGVDFASVHIYPDSWISKSISDAHVEFTKSWMQSHIDDAENYLNMPVIFAEFGVSAKDPGYNSTYRDTLIATVYKTILNSTKKGGAGGGSLLWQVFPEGTDYMDDGYAIVLSKSLSTSNIVSLHSKKLNTFNSFCSWKCHWGCRKKHVLLDDFQSRDEL, from the exons ATGGTTAACCAGGAGAAAAATTTTAGTTCTAAATTCCTTTTTGTGGCTGCTAGTTTTCTACTTATAGTATGTACAAA GGGAGAGATGGAAGATGGAGAATGGACAATGGTGCAGAAAAGTGGGAACCAATTTGTGGTGAATGGCCAACCTTTTTATGTGAATGGATTCAATACTTACTGGTTAATGGTGTTTGCTGCTGATCAGTCCACAAGGGGAAAAGTTACTGAGACGTTTCAGCAGGCGTCTGCTGTCGGTCTATCAGTATGCCGGACTTGGGCATTTAATGATGGCCAATGGCGAGCTCTTCAGAAAACTCCTTCTGTTTATGACGAAGACGTTTTCAAG GCTCTGGATTTTGTGGTGAGTGAAGCCAAGAAATACAAGATCAGACTGATACTATCActagtcaacaactgggaagcgtATGGCGGAAAATCCCAGTATGTAAAATGGGGTAAAGCTGCTGGCCTGAATTTAACTTCTGATGATGATTTCTTTTCTCATCCCATACTCAAAAGCTACTACAAGGCTCATGTGAAG GCTGTGCTCAATAGAGTGAATACCTTTACCAACATAACATACAAAGACGATCCTACTATTTTCGGTTGGGAACTGATGAACGAACCACGTTGTGAATCAGATCCTTCTGGGGATAAACTGCAG GCTTGGATAGAAGAAATGGCAGTTTATGTGAAGAGCATTGATCCGAAGCATTTAGTGGAGATCGGACTCGAAGGTTTCTATGGTCTCTCAACTCCTAACCGGGCTCAGGTCAACCCAAATTCCTATGCTCAACAAGTTGGAACTGACTTCATTAGAAATCATCAGGTTCTTGGGGTTGATTTCGCTTCAGTTCACATATATCCAGACTCTTG GATTTCAAAATCGATTTCTGATGCTCATGTCGAATTCACCAAGTCATGGATGCAATCACACATTGATGACGCGGAGAACTATCTCAACATGCCAGTTATATTTGCAGAGTTTGGTGTTTCCGCGAAAGACCCTGGCTACAATTCGACTTACAGGGATACACTAATCGCTACAGTTTACAAAACAATCTTGAATTCGACTAAAAAAGGAGGAGCTGGAGGTGGAAGTCTTTTGTGGCAAGTATTTCCAGAAGGAACAGATTACATGGATGATGGTTATGCAATAGTACTTTCAAAGTCACTCTCAACCTCGAACATCGTCTCTCTTCATTCTAAAAAGCTAAATACCTTCAATTCCTTCTGTTCTTGGAAATGCCACTGGGGTTGCAGAAAGAAACATGTCCTACTAGACGACTTCCAATCTCGTGATGAGCTTTAA
- the LOC107779555 gene encoding mannan endo-1,4-beta-mannosidase 6-like isoform X3, whose translation MEDGEWTMVQKSGNQFVVNGQPFYVNGFNTYWLMVFAADQSTRGKVTETFQQASAVGLSVCRTWAFNDGQWRALQKTPSVYDEDVFKALDFVVSEAKKYKIRLILSLVNNWEAYGGKSQYVKWGKAAGLNLTSDDDFFSHPILKSYYKAHVKAVLNRVNTFTNITYKDDPTIFGWELMNEPRCESDPSGDKLQAWIEEMAVYVKSIDPKHLVEIGLEGFYGLSTPNRAQVNPNSYAQQVGTDFIRNHQVLGVDFASVHIYPDSWISKSISDAHVEFTKSWMQSHIDDAENYLNMPVIFAEFGVSAKDPGYNSTYRDTLIATVYKTILNSTKKGGAGGGSLLWQVFPEGTDYMDDGYAIVLSKSLSTSNIVSLHSKKLNTFNSFCSWKCHWGCRKKHVLLDDFQSRDEL comes from the exons ATGGAAGATGGAGAATGGACAATGGTGCAGAAAAGTGGGAACCAATTTGTGGTGAATGGCCAACCTTTTTATGTGAATGGATTCAATACTTACTGGTTAATGGTGTTTGCTGCTGATCAGTCCACAAGGGGAAAAGTTACTGAGACGTTTCAGCAGGCGTCTGCTGTCGGTCTATCAGTATGCCGGACTTGGGCATTTAATGATGGCCAATGGCGAGCTCTTCAGAAAACTCCTTCTGTTTATGACGAAGACGTTTTCAAG GCTCTGGATTTTGTGGTGAGTGAAGCCAAGAAATACAAGATCAGACTGATACTATCActagtcaacaactgggaagcgtATGGCGGAAAATCCCAGTATGTAAAATGGGGTAAAGCTGCTGGCCTGAATTTAACTTCTGATGATGATTTCTTTTCTCATCCCATACTCAAAAGCTACTACAAGGCTCATGTGAAG GCTGTGCTCAATAGAGTGAATACCTTTACCAACATAACATACAAAGACGATCCTACTATTTTCGGTTGGGAACTGATGAACGAACCACGTTGTGAATCAGATCCTTCTGGGGATAAACTGCAG GCTTGGATAGAAGAAATGGCAGTTTATGTGAAGAGCATTGATCCGAAGCATTTAGTGGAGATCGGACTCGAAGGTTTCTATGGTCTCTCAACTCCTAACCGGGCTCAGGTCAACCCAAATTCCTATGCTCAACAAGTTGGAACTGACTTCATTAGAAATCATCAGGTTCTTGGGGTTGATTTCGCTTCAGTTCACATATATCCAGACTCTTG GATTTCAAAATCGATTTCTGATGCTCATGTCGAATTCACCAAGTCATGGATGCAATCACACATTGATGACGCGGAGAACTATCTCAACATGCCAGTTATATTTGCAGAGTTTGGTGTTTCCGCGAAAGACCCTGGCTACAATTCGACTTACAGGGATACACTAATCGCTACAGTTTACAAAACAATCTTGAATTCGACTAAAAAAGGAGGAGCTGGAGGTGGAAGTCTTTTGTGGCAAGTATTTCCAGAAGGAACAGATTACATGGATGATGGTTATGCAATAGTACTTTCAAAGTCACTCTCAACCTCGAACATCGTCTCTCTTCATTCTAAAAAGCTAAATACCTTCAATTCCTTCTGTTCTTGGAAATGCCACTGGGGTTGCAGAAAGAAACATGTCCTACTAGACGACTTCCAATCTCGTGATGAGCTTTAA
- the LOC107779556 gene encoding serine/threonine-protein kinase AtPK2/AtPK19: MVSSQLFAPTKTNFQKSLHRQLLLPLSAPNVVPSEQVELDFSDVFGPPSLASNETSNGVCESMVFPADMSEFVYDDPEIVHSRSHSLVGPSSYKNQALKLGRLTIHETEDSLELVENVITQTIKEDQELSVTDLAKAGTICLEDFEVMKVVGQGAFGKVFQVKKKGTSEIYAMKVMRKDKIMEKNHAEYMKAERDILTKIDHPFVVQLRYSFQTKYRLYLVLDFINGGHLFFQLYKQGLFREDLARIYAAEIVSAVSHLHANGIMHRDLKPENILVDVDGHAMLTDFGLAKQFKEDTRSNSMCGTVEYMSPEIILGKGHDKAADWWSVGILLFEMLTGKPPFTGGNRQKIQQKIVKDKLKLPAFLSSEAHALLKGLLQKDPSKRLGSALKGSDDIKGHKWFRPINWKKLEAREIQPSFRPEIAGIHCIANFDKCWTEMSLVDSPVSSPKDNGDPFQGYTYVRPAASFLQRSSPLC; encoded by the exons ATGGTCTCTTCTCAGCTCTTTGCTCCGACAAAAACTAACTTTCAGAAGTCCTTGCACCGGCAGTTGCTTTTACCACTGAGTGCCCCCAATGTTGTTCCATCAGAGCAGGTTGAACTGGATTTCTCTGATGTCTTTGGTCCTCCTTCTCTGGCCTCAAATGAAACTAGTAATGGAGTATGTGAAAGCATGGTCTTTCCAGCAGATATGAGTGAATTTGTCTATGATGATCCAGAGATTGTACACAGTAGGTCACATTCCTTGGTTGGTCCTTCTTCATACAAAAATCAAGCACTCAAACTTGGGAGGCTGACCATTCATGAAACAGAAGATTCACTGGAACTGGTAGAGAATGTTATCACACAGACAATTAAGGAAGACCAGGAGCTGTCTGTCACTGATTTAGCAAAAGCTGGAACCATCTGCCTTGAAGATTTTGAAGTCATGAAAGTTGTTGGGCAGGGTGCATTCGGGAAAGTATTTCAGGTGAAAAAGAAGGGCACATCAGAAATTTATGCAATGAAGGTGATGAGAAAGGATAAGATTATGGAGAAGAACCATGCTGAATATATGAAAGCAGAAAGAGATATCTTGACAAAGATAGATCACCCATTTGTAGTCCAGCTTAGGTACTCATTCCAG ACAAAGTATAGGCTTTACCTTGTGCTAGACTTCATTAATGGTGGCCACCTCTTCTTTCAGCTCTATAAACAAGGCCTTTTCAG AGAGGATCTGGCACGAATTTATGCAGCAGAAATTGTATCAGCAGTGTCTCACCTTCATGCAAATGGAATAATGCACAGGGATCTCAAACCGGAAAACATACTAGTGGATGTCGATGGCCAT GCCATGTTGACTGATTTTGGACTTGCCAAGCAATTCAAGGAGGATACAAGATCAAACTCCATGTGTGGAACAGTAGAATACATGTCACCGGAGATTATTCTCGGGAAGGGCCATGATAAGGCTGCAGACTGGTGGAGTGTAGGAATTTTGTTGTTTGAGATGCTCACCGGGAAG CCTCCTTTCACGGGTGGAAATAGGCAAAAGATTCAGCAGAAGATAGTTAAAGACAAACTCAAGCTGCCAGCGTTTTTGTCCAGTGAAGCACATGCTCTGCTTAAAGGG CTGCTGCAAAAAGACCCAAGTAAACGGCTTGGCAGTGCACTGAAGGGAAGTGATGATATCAAGGGCCATAAATGGTTCAGACCAATCAATTGGAAGAAGTTGGAGGCGAGGGAGATACAGCCAAGTTTCCGTCCTGAAATTGCTGGAATACATTGCATTGCCAATTTCGATAAGTGCTGGACAGAGATGTCACTGGTAGATTCTCCAGTTTCCAGTCCAAAGGATAACGGGGACCCTTTTCAGGGTTATACTTACGTGAGGCCTGCTGCATCCTTTCTCCAGAGGAGCAGTCCTTTGTGCTAG